The Salmo salar chromosome ssa02, Ssal_v3.1, whole genome shotgun sequence genome segment GGTGCTCAAACCAGCTGTTGTCAGCTAgggccagggtgtgtgtgtgctcagcttgtgtgtgtgttcagcttgGGACACATGCTCACATGCCTATTTCTATGATCAagggacagggtgtgtgtgtaagtttctgtgtgtgtgtttgtgcctaaACGATGCCTCGGAGCTGAcagttggtgtgtatgtgtgtgtgtgtgtgtggggggggggtaggtgCTTTATGAAAGCTGCGTGGGGGTCAAAGGTAATTCTCCTTTTCAGACATGAAAAAATGATCATTTCAACACAAAACAGTAACAGCAGGCTAAAGAAAACAACAAGAAAACTATGGAAATGTACCTCAAACATTCCCTATGGACTTTTTCAATTGACTTTTCCCAATGGACATCCCTAATTGACATTCCCAATTGATTTGTGTGGCAACGCAGTTGGATTTATGTAATCACCATTATAATGTAAAGAAGAAGCAGCTGTTATTGAGAGAATTGAGGTAATATGCTCTTGTATGTTTTGTTAGGCTCTGTGCTGCATACAAATGATGACTATCTATGGACTATAACGATAACAGCTACTGTTCGTCTGGATAGTCACTATAACAGTGGGTTTTATATCAGTGTCTTTACCTATTATGGCCaccagggggaggtagagagccAGGTAAATTCTGTCTAATCTTTCTAGCCTCACATCAGAACTGAATTGTTCTGTGTAGAAGTTGTCTGTAGCCACAGATCCTGGGTCAGCTTACCATCCTTAACCGTTaaaaaatgcaaaactgaccttagatcagtgtttaGGGCCAACTTtattctccttcctccccctctactcAGACTCACAACAACAAACAGCCTTTAAAATCCCCTGTAGGGGATAGGCTCCTGAGGTTACAAGGTAATCAGTGGAAATATGTGGTACACACTACAGAGTGAACACAGTCTTGTTGAAGCATGTTGGATGTCAAACTACATTCTACATGCATCTGTGGAGTGGATTCTAACTTCCACTTTAGTCAAACGTTGATGACAATGGGAGACTAAGTTCAAATGTAACTGGAAGTTTAGGATTCGcctttgttattttttaaatattttttttacacaggCATGGTTAGGGGTAGCCTTCACTCATGTTACCCGGTTACCCTGGGGTCCTCTGAGCTAAGAATGTGGTATTTAGTTCCATTgtcatgtaaaataaaaaaaataaactgcCACCTGCATAGTTGTACGGTTGGTTGCCAGGACAACAGAGGTGTGGTTTGGCTATGATGTTTCGCTGACAATGACCCGCACCTTCCTCTCCCCTCAACCAACCTACTTGACCTGCAGTGGCTTCACACACCTAGGCTGCATCTGAAATGACCCCCTATCCCCTGTATAGTATTCCTTAAaaggtagtgcactgtaaagggaatagggtgctatttcagaCACACACCTCATGTTTTATGACTGACGATCAAATCCAATAATGTTGAATGAATTAAGCTTAAAATATCTTGTATGTTTTTATCCTACAAACGGATCAAATCTGGTGTGGTCCGAACGAACAGCCTTTAAAATATTCTGTAGGAAATAGACTCCTGAGGTTACAAGGTAATCAGTAGAAATCTTTGGTACACACTACAGGGCAAATACAGTCTTGTTGAAGCTTGTCAAACTACATTCTGAATCTATCTTACATAAGCATTTACATACCCCCCCTTCTCAAGTTTGTATAGGTATGATATCTCTGTTTCTTTTCATCACttgtgtaaaaaaatgttttatttgtcttTCTGGTTAAGACGAGACGTTTCTGTTGAATGTTGAAGTTGTTCCTCTCTCTACCGCAACTAACTGCCATCTTATTTCGTCACTCGGTGACaatgtgtgtgtcccaaatggcaccctattccctatgaagtgcgctactcagtagtgcactacatagggaacaggttgCCATTTGGGGCGCATACAAAGACAATGATCCTATATCAGGATCTACAAACCCAACGATGACGCATTAACCCTTTGTGCGACAGACATTTCTCAATAAAGCCGACAAACCTCATAAAAGTATTATTTGCTAGTTGCTTATCCAACACAAGGTAGGGGCTTGTTATTTGATCTGCACACCTTACCTGGCATCCAGTATTATTGGCCAAGTTAGGGATTTCTATTTGATCCAGGTTTTATTGATTAGATAAGTAGACCAAATGTAAACAGAAGTGTGTACATAACTGTGTAGTACTTATAATAGCttcattatttgtatttatttacagacaaaTCACACAAAATAATACTTAGTCGTTGTTGTAAGTAGAATGTAACAATGTGCAACTCCTCCATGCCAGTTGAATTTAAATGTAGTTACAAACCAGGAACTGTAAGGTTGATTGGAAAAACACGAGACTTTGGGTTCCCATATTGAGGTAACACAGAAAGTACAAATAGGACAGAGGTGAATTTACATATGAAGTCTACACATGCGCAAAGGGTTAACGTTAGACTATGGTCTACCTATTGCAGGCCAGCATCTGATATCATTTCTTATCCTCGTTTGCACATTAAGATtttctattattattatgtatttttttatgtttccAAGTgccttgtatgtatgtatgtatcataAGTGAAATATACCGAAAATACACACAGCACATTCAATGAAGTACAGGTACATGTAATGCAAATGTATAAATATAGGTATTTTTTCCCCACGGTCAACGCTTTCATGACTGACTGTTTAAAGAGTTGACAAAAGGTGTGATTGGTGACATAGctttgtgtgtgttcagttttttttttacgaGGACTGTTAAACGGAAAATGTCATTAATGACGATGACGTGACGTCAATAAACAATTAACAAATCAAGTGGCATTGTTgtgtcacctgtgtgtgtgtgtgtgttcatcaacTCTCCTGGGTTGTAGGCAGGTGGCGTGttatgccgtgtgtgtgtgtgtgtgtgtgtgtttaggcctACTGTCTGCAATCAGTGTAAGAAAGAAAGATGTTTCCCCTTAGCCTGACAACATCCAAAGTCAACAAAGCCATAACATTTTACAACACCGaagcaggctctctctctctctctctctctctctctctctctctctctctctctctctctcaaaactccccacctcccacacacactcgcCCTTCCCTGTAGGCTACAGAACACCTGTGAAGCTACACCAACTCCAGCATAGACCCATTGACGTGTGAGGCTCAGAGCCCACTGGAGTGTGTCCTACTGGATAGACCTGAAACGGGAGGGAGGTGGTGTAATTGTCCTGGGTtggtcgtacacacacacaggaagggtGTTCTTTTCTTCACCAGTCACTGCCACAAGGATCCATGGTCTCTCTGAGGAGGGCAACTGGCTGCAGTCATGGAGAAACAAGGAGGAAGTGGATGTAAACGGTAAGCAAGCACAGCCAATGACATCTCTCTGCTTTTCTCAGGACAAACTAACTGACGTGCTAGATAATAGGGTCCAGTTTTACAGCGCTttacagtatcaaatcaaatcaaatcaaatttatttttatatagcccttcgtacatcagctgatattctcaaagtgctgtacagaaacccagcctaaaaccccaaacagcaagcaaagcatgtgaaagaagcacggtggctaggaaaaactccctaggaaaaactccctagaaaggccaaaaacctaggaagaaacctagagaggaaccaggctatgaggggtggccagtcctcttctggctgtgcagggtggatattataacagaacatggtcaaaatgtgaaaatgttcataaatgaccagcatggtcaaataataataatcatagtagttgtcgagggtgcaacaagcacgtccggtgaacaggtcagggttccatagccgcaggcagaacagttgaaactggagcagcagcacggccaggtggactggggacagcaagtatCCAGTTACTAACTAGATCAACTACATGTTACTTCTAGATAATAGGGTCCAGTTTTACAGTGCTTTACAGTAACCAGTTACTAACTAGATCAACTACATGTTACTTCTAGATAATAGGGTCCAGTTTTACAGTGCTTTACAGTAACCAGTTACTAACTAGATCAACTACATGTTACTTCTGTATGTATTTACATGTTAGTAGCTTTAATAGACAGACGCAGTGTCTACTCTAGAACCGAAGCCATAGATTTGAATAGGGTAACATTTCCATAGAATATGTTGACATCAGGCAATTTCTATTGGCCCTAGTCATAAATAGAATGTTTGGCGTTCTCTGAGAAGATTGTCCCAATCTACCCTAAAAGGAGAAGAATACATAGCTGAAGAATGTATGTAATGATGTGGAAAATGTGCAGGTATATACTTAATTTTATATACTTATTATGTACTTATTGAAATACATGAAATTAGCTGTACAGTGTATTAAAGATAGCATCTTTGTCCAGATTGTATTTATACAGCTATTTTTACAGCAGTAGTTGTCACAAAGTGATTTGACAGTAACATGGTCAGTCACTTGAAAGAAGCAAAAATATGCAAATAAGTCCAAATGAAATcggatcaaatgttatttgtcacatgcgccgaatacaccaggtgtagaccttaccgtgaaatgcttccttacaagcccttaaccaacaatgcagttgtaagaaaatagagttaagaaaatatttactaaataaactgaagtatgtgtatatatatatatatatatatatatatatatatgaaatatataaggtaccccctgtatatagcgcctATATCTATAACTATatcaatgtatgtatgtatatatatatatatatatatatatatatatatatgatatacaggggtaccgtttCCGAGTCAAGTAAAATACAGTGCATTTTACCGTAGTAGGTCAAAACTTTTAGAAACTTTCTAAAGATAGACAATATTGTTATCTGTTTGACAGCAGTGGAATTTTCTTTTGTCGAACTTTCTTTATTGCAATTGATTATTTTTCAACTATAAAAGTAATGTTTCTTTGCAGGACAAtgattgtcctgactttcaagaatgtCTGAATTGTTTCGACTTGCTTTTCTTGTTGGCTGgcaagtttcaccatccaattaATTCAGATCTACAAGAGTGTAAGTTTCACCATGGCACggacccaggggcggaaatcccggggggacacgaccccccccatcctgggaaaaatatgatttgtcccccccaatatatcactgaaacataactatgtaatttaaataatattaataatacgcaatgaaagcaattgtgctgattatagacacttaatagcttgtTTTTAAGTTtaaaaagattgcgaccccccccccaccctttgcctcacaatggtttgatccactgccagttccttagttggcaaggtaacagaggggtcgtgtctactgtctgaaaggcactcaatgaatgtaactgacgtgaggttaatctagtcaatcgcgcacacacactagctgaatatgcagagctagcgcgcaaatattaactattaagctagctagtacctattccatttatgtggcgtcgtcaaagatggaatctttgctatcgtcaatgtattccaaggtcagcatgcagatgatgtaagttagtgcttcaaagtccctgtgataagctTAGCAAtgaactgaagtccaaactgaacagaactacactctcttctaccattgtcttaaatatatttaatggtctcgttgcaaaagctaaattgtcacaagggaacttttatttaacccgggtagcaaagattatagcaaacaccactgaaactgaattggtgctcgctagctttgcaaattcagctattgttggaagccagacaatatgaaacaaactattaaaattacaaaaggttgcagcatatgttgtgtaaatggtgaactcatacagctgtcaactcttgtcattttaatccgtttcacatttgctagctaccttttagatcgaagcccaaatagaatgattgaagatgatagaagcccatctcctactgtaaataacctacacaccgtgtgtgtgtgtagccagccagccagccagccaggtagaaaaatggcacaaaaataaaagacggacatcagagtatttttcaatacaccaaaacgcatagtaagaaccctagtagcctaatatctgaaAGACTAGTCGaaaaaatgttcataagaaagaaattaaattctaatggaaatgtttcacaatgatatcATTAGgtagagcaggcaacagatggcacacagacagcagagttggggacagatatgcagggacagactggcagagacagggagtctcaggtaagtttgttgagtctttgtttggcaacattatgaaaggttctccatttttttgacttgtaaaaaaggaacataattggaaaatgccatggatacccccactctcaacttaaactggtgactgaactaagatttgttaaaggcaatggtattgctgttgtgattagttgtgtagttttgggtaccggtagttaggagtacggcaaacaccttatttctttggttcctcaatatacatttaccatattacaatgtaggctatgtgttaaagcactacttttggtgtccccctcaggaattgctcttgagaaaatttcatgtaattgtcccctccaaagttgatatcagattttcgcccctgcacgGACCGTGGCGAtacctgctgccccatatacatagaatcactggtcacttatttttttttaaatattttttatttatttaactaggcaaatcagttaagaacaaattcttatttacaatgatggcctaccaaaaggcaaaaggcttcCTGCGGGACTgctgggataaaaaaatatatatgtatataggacaaaacacacatcatgacactAGTCACAttaataataatgtttacatactgctttactaacttcacatgcatatactgtattatattctactgtattttagtcaatgccactccaacattgctcgtcctaatatttatatatttcttaattccattcttttacttttagatttgtgtgtattgttgtgaattgttagagctaggaacacaagcatttctctacactcgcaataacatctgctaaatatgtgcatgtgaccaataacattttttttttatttgacatgAGAATTATTAGAATATGGTAAATATTAGTCAATTTTTGCATTCTATACATGCTGACTTTCGCGGACTATAGGTGGGAAACATAGGTGGGAGGGCATACAGGATATCGACAATGTATTAACGCGCAATTTCTCTAAATGCGTAATCGAAACACTTCAACCACTGTACTACATTTTTATTCAACACCGTACAATTATTTATAGCGAACCAATCCTCTATAACAGTATTTCCCAACCCTGGTTCTCCAGTACACTCACCAGTACACATTTTCGTTCTAGCCCTGGACAAACACgcctcattcaactcattgagagtttgatgattagttgacaagttgaatcaggtgtgcttgtccatgGTTACAATGAAAATGTGCACTGTTGGGGAACTGGAGGTACAGGGTTGGGAACTATATTCTAAGGAATGGTAGAGCCAAGCAACCTAAGCAAATATAGTTTTATGAATGACAGAAGAGACATTTCCCAGCCTGTtcgagtaccagtaccaagtcgatgtgcaaGGGTACGAGATAATTTAGATATGTACATAttggataaagtgactaggcaacattatagataataaacagtagcagcagcatatttgatgagtcaaaagagttagtgcaaaaagggtcaatgcagatagtccgggtagctatttggttaactacactacatggccaaaagtatgcggacacccttcaaattagtggattcggctattttagccacatccgttgctgacaggtgtaaaaaATTTagcaccatgcaatctccatagacaaacatttgcagtatAATGGCCCATACTCAAGGgcccagtgactttcaatgtggcaccgtcataggatgctcaCTTTTCAACAGTTCGTCAGATTTTGGCCCtggtagagctgccccggtcaactgtaagtgctgttattgtcaaatggaaaagtctaggagcaacaatggctcagctacgaagtggtaggccacacaagcttacagaacgggactgccgagtgctgaagcgcgtagtgggtaaaaatcgtctgtcttcggttgcaacactcactaccgagttccaaactgcctctggaagcaacatcagcacaataactgttcgcagggagcttcatgaaatgggttttcacgGTAGAGccgccacacacaagcctaagatcaccatgtgcaatgccaagcatcggctggagttgTGTAAAGCTCTTCGCCATTGGCGGAGTGATGAAGcaggcttcaccatctggcagtccaatggacgaatctgggtttggcggatgccaagagaacgatacctgccccaatgcatagtgccaactgtaacgtttgttggaggaggaataTTGGTATGGGGCTGTttctcatggttcgggctaggccccttagttccaatgaaggaatattgtaatgttacagcatacagtgacattctatATGATTTTGTGCCTTCCAAGAAGAGTGGAGaaggttatagcagcaaaggagggaccaactccatataaatgcccatgattttggaatgagatgttcaaggagcaggtgtccacatacttttggtcatgtagtgtatttcatcCAAGTCCTTGTGGTGAGATACCCACTGTAGGTAGAAACAGTTGAGTTGTGTGtgtagcagtctaatggcttgggggtagaagctgttcagggtcctttggtttcagacttggtgcatcggtaccgcttgcagtgcggtagcagagagaacggtctatTTTAACAGAATAGTACTCAGTagatggagtctttgacaatttttagggccttcccctGTCACCGCCTgaaatagaggtcctggatggcagggagcacgCACCAAGCTGTTATTCTCTAAAGTATAGTATGCACCGTGTTGGCATACGCAGGGGATTGAGGACAACCTTATCGCGAATTTGAAGGGCACCATGACAGGGACTGATGCATGCACTTCTGTCTCTTCTCAGTCTGGCAATGCACCATCACCGTTCGTTAGAATGGTATTGCTTTGGCGATACCACACGTGTGACACGCAcagctgtatacacacacacaacccacttGTCTCTacctatgtactgtatgtaaccacACGAACTGGTGTAGTACCTACTTCTGAAAAGAAGGAGGAACCAGGTCCTAATACTTATAATAATATGATTATTATGTGCTTAAGGAGAAAGGATTTCATTGTTACTAAAGCCAATTCTAAAGTATAGTTTCACCAGGTCATCTAACTCGGGTAGTATTTCAACAGTGACGTGCACAGCAACAGGCAGCCAGGGAGGCATGCAGTTAACCACATCCCCTATATAAATATAACTGCGACTTTATTCCCAAAATGTTGACTTTAATCTCTAaactaaaattgtattttattctcAAAATATTGCCACTTTATTCTCGAATACATCAACAACCACCACCCATCGCCTCTTCACTTGACCCGAATACTCTTCCATACTAATGAGACCATGTTGATCTACCAATCTGACCTCTATTTTCTTCTTATCCCATTTAGTCAAGTTGTGGTCGAGAGCCCTGTACGACCACTGCGGTCTCTGGTGCGGCCGTgtttcatcttcctcctcttcctgtccacGGTCATCTTGATCATCCTCTTAGCTTTTCCTGACAGCTCCTTCCAGACAGACTGGTGGGAAAACCTATCACTGTACACATACTACCGTGGATGGACCAAACCCGACCGCCCCCTTGGACCATCCCCAACCACCATTCCCCCAACCACAGTACCAGCCCCACCCTCAACCACTATACGCCCGCTACCAACCAATCACTACCACTTTGGCTACCCTCGTAACTATCACTTCATTGTAGACGAACCGGACAAGTGTAATACCCAGACCCCGTTCCTGGTGCTGATAGTCCCCGTGGTGCCCGGTAACCTGGCTGCCCGGGATGCCATCCGCAGGACGTGGGGTAATGAGACCCTGGTGCAGGGGAAGAAGGTACAGACACTATTCATGCTAGGACTTCCTGGAGGACCAGATGCTCAGAAGCTGCAGGAGAAGGTTGGTCTTGATTGTTTTAGCTTTTTTTTAgtgttgtttattttttttaagtgtgtTGGGGTTGTTAATATTTAAAaagagtttgatttgattttgatttgattttgattttagcTGACCTAACTTTGACTTTGACTCAACTTTGTCTTGACTCTTGACTTTGATTTGAAGGTGAACCAGGAGAGCCAGGTGCATCATGATCTACTCCAGAGCAACTTCCTGGACTCCTACCTCAACCTC includes the following:
- the LOC106590431 gene encoding beta-1,3-galactosyltransferase 2, whose protein sequence is MEKQGGSGCKRQVVVESPVRPLRSLVRPCFIFLLFLSTVILIILLAFPDSSFQTDWWENLSLYTYYRGWTKPDRPLGPSPTTIPPTTVPAPPSTTIRPLPTNHYHFGYPRNYHFIVDEPDKCNTQTPFLVLIVPVVPGNLAARDAIRRTWGNETLVQGKKVQTLFMLGLPGGPDAQKLQEKVNQESQVHHDLLQSNFLDSYLNLTIKTMVIMDWLATHCTNATYAMKIDSDMFLNVENLMTMLLRPDIPKVNYLTGMLMWNRPVIRNPNSKWYVPVEMLADNRYPTYTLGMGYVFSNDLPVRFVEVSKDIKLFNIEDAYVGACMKKLGLSPTNSPDPWQWKAYLGKYNRCEFSKVITYIVIRSSQIVDYWMDLKKTPGSPCP